The Triticum aestivum cultivar Chinese Spring chromosome 6D, IWGSC CS RefSeq v2.1, whole genome shotgun sequence genomic sequence TCTACAGACACCGACGGGTTACACTGAGGCTGCTGATGAGCCGCAAGCTCAGCCTCTCGACGTGCCCTGGCCTGATCCACCAAAGCTTGAGCCTCATTATCAGCACGTGGCGGGTCATGCCCACGGGGCTGGTTACGGTGTCGTTCACTGCTCGAAACCGCCGGCGACTCAATACGCCGGCTGTAACTCCGACTGTGGCGTGGAGTCGAATGAATctgatcgcggctgtatgaataagccgcctgctgagccaccGCCGTCTGAAGAACCTCCACAGCCTTCCGGGCTTCAATCCTCGCGGGAGACTCACCTTGCACTAGAAGAGCCGCCTTGTATTGCTTGGGTTTGAAGAAGCCCCACTCCTACTTttggttgtattgcttgagtttcgattaccagggagcgaatatgcttgacctagttctcgatcagttgtttcttgagttaacccaccgccgggtcacccctttatatacaggttgatgcctggcggcttacagagtcccggccggctcacacaaaCGTGACTGGCTTGGtttctaactaagcttgccttacagaaCAAGTTAACATATGGCGGCTCATCCCTTTGGGCCTCAAgttgcctctgggtcttgggccttcaataggcttgctccatgaaccgccatcttcatgtctTCTTGGACCTTGTCGGGCCTCTTCATCTTTAAGCTGCCaatggcatgacccggcccctcctgggcggtcatacctagtagttatatccccaacagtcaccaaatcacataactcatataatactaaatcgtcatcgaacgttaagcgtgcggaccctacgggttcgagaactatgtagacatgaccgagacacctctccggtcaataaccaatagcgaaacctggatgctcatattggctcctacatattctacgaagatctttatcggtcgaaccgtaatgacaacatacgttattccctttgtcatcggtatgacttgcccgagattcgatcgtcggtatccacatacctagttcaatctcgttaccggcaagtctctttactcattctgtaatacatcatcttgtaactaactcattagtcacttttcttgcaaggcttcttatgatgtgcattaccgagagggcccagagatacctctcggatactcagagtgacaaatcctcatctcgatctatgccaacccaacaaacaccttcggagatacctgtagagcatctttataatcacccagttacgttgtgacgtttgatagcacgcaaggtattcttccggtatccgggagttgcataatctcataatcgaaggaatatgtattcgacatgaagaaagcaatagcaataaaactgaacgatcaatatgctaagctaacagatgggtcttgtccatcacatcattctcctaatgatgtgatcccgttcatcaaatgacaacacatgtctatggttacgaaacttaaccatctatgattaacgagctagtctagtagaggcttactagggacacggtgttttgtctatgtatccacacatgtatcaagtttccggttaatacaattctagcataaataataaacatttatcatgatataaggaaatataaaataacaactttattatcgcctctagggcatatttccttcagcaacgtCGAACGAGCAGGGGCTGACGTGACTGGAAGTGGTGGGAAGAAAGGGGCTCTACGCGCCAAATAATTATCTATGTGTCAATATTGACCACTCTATCCAGATATTTGGAATGTGTCACCATCGAGCGGCTGTAGGTGGGCCCACAGGTGGCTCACATCGCAGTAGCACAATTGAAATTATGGCCTCAACGGCACGCCCCTACATTGATAGGGATGGTCGAAGAGTCAACGGAGTCAGGCCACACCAGAGTGGCATCACTGAAATTATAGCGTCAACTATGGGGCCCACATCAACCGGAAGGATCAACTGAGTCGCCTCCTCGCCGCAGTTGACGCGGCGAAGCGGTTAGTCTCAAATGTGATGAAACAATGAAAGTTGACGACAAACTAACGACAACTGTCGGAGCGGCGTGGCATGGCATGGACCTAATTCTTCGCAAGCGTTAGTGGCACAAACCGAAACACACAATTTTTGAGTGACAAAACTCGAATTTGCAACTTCGGCAGTGGCATGGACCGACTTGTCCCTTTAGATTTTTAGCCAATGTTGTTCAACTCATGTGCAAGCAAAAACCCCAACCAAAATTGCCACAATGCATACTGACTTAAGGGTATGTTTTGGATTATGGCCGAAGTGTATTCTCCATTTCCTTTTGACAACAACCAAAAAAATATTCATTGTTTCTGTGGGTGGCAAGTTTTTGGCATACCAATGCTCCTTTAGCGGTTCTAGTTTATTTTTTAGTCAATGTTGTTCAACTCATGTTCAAGGAAAATCTCAACTAAAATTGGGCTAGCCAAATGTTTGGTAGAGTAACCTTGTGTTTAAACCAAATTTACCCTACAACCAAAACCGCGTGGACACACACACATATGTGTAACATCTCTTTTTTATCTTTGATCGGTACAAATCAATGCTAATGTCATACTACACCCCAGTATGTACGATATAATGACGCGTATATTTCTTCTCCCTTTCCACGAAAGAACGCCACCATGAGCAAAGAAAGTCGTGATGTGCCCAAAGTACACCATAATCTGTTCATGACACTACAAAATCAGAGCACAATAACCGCATGAAAAAACCAGAGAGTAAGAATTGAGCGAAATCAATGCAATCTTTTCATTTTTCTCGCCCACCAATCAGAAAACAAGCGGATCTTGGCTATTGAATTGCATGCCGACATGTGACCGAGAAGAGTAGTTTTGGTGGAAGCAAGGAGCCCACGTTGCTGGAGTTTAGGAGAGATTAATTGCATTTTAAGGTAAAAAAGGCAGGTTTGAACTCTTTTCATTGCCCCTTGATCTTAATGCCGAGGATTTCGCGCCCTTCTTTCAAATACAGAGGGAGTGTATCCATAGATGTCGGGGTGATATGTTGATATTTTTCATGGGTTGAAGCTATGAACCCCTAAAAAAACCTTGACACTATCATTTTGACAATTTGACAGATTGGAGCTCTGATCCCCCTAAACCCCATGACACCTTTACATTCCATCAACCGTTCATTGCATCCCAGAGGGAAAGTCTTCCCAACACAAAGTGCCTTTTAGGGGCTTTCACCATGTAACTTGCTCAGCAACCACCTCCCTCACCAGAGCAGCCCAACCTCAAGACCAAAGCGTGAGTCCCACGGCGGCGCACACTCCATGTTGATGCATAGGATTCCCGTTGGGCAGCTGTGAGTTTTGGGGAGCCGCGAGTACCTGCACACCTTGAAAGGTGAAAACTCAAAGAGAGGAAAAAAGAGCACCCCACAAAAGCTGTCCCCACCCTCTTAAAAAACCCCGTCTCCGTTCATTTTTTTATTTCCCCGCGGCCCCTTTTATTATCCTCTCCCTAATACAAACCCACGCCCAAACACACAGGATTCACAGGAGCTGCAGCGGAGAGATAGAGAGAAGAGCGAGAGAGGGAGCCGAGGGAGAAGCTCTGCGGAGAAATCCAGAGCTTagaggaggaaggcgagcgagGGGGAGCTCCGTAATCTGGAGCTCttggggggaaggaaggaggagctggGGATCCAACGGAGGCGGAAATGAGGGAAACGGAGGGTCCCCGATCCGTTCTTGAGCCGATTTTCTTGATTTTCTGAGCCGCGGAAGCGGGGAAGCTTTGGATCTCGAGGCCGCCCGAGCGTGAATCCTCGGTCTCTCCGGGGCCTCGTTGCTGCATTGCCTCCTCCCCAGATCCGGACCGCCGGGCGAGGAAACGCCGGATCCTCGCCCTCGCCGTCTCCTCAAATTCGCCAGAAAATTCCAGTTTCTTTTGGTTTTCTCCGGAGCCGCGTGCTTCAGATCTTTCTCAAAAAAATGCCCATTTGTTTAGTTGGGGTAGATGCGGGAGTGGCGGCGACTACTTTATGAGCTGTCTCCTGCCATTTTTGGAGTAGATTCGCCCGTAATGGCGGATCTTGCCATGGAGCAGTAAGGGGGCCTCTTTCCGCGAGAGCGACAGCAACTGCCCACAAGTTGCAATGTCTTTGAAGAGCATCGTGCGGGAGCTCAAGGAGATGAGGGACGGCATCGGGAGCATGTCCAGGCGCGGCGGCGTCTCCGACGGGCGCGCCGGCCACGGCCGCGGGGGGTCGCGGCATTCTTGGCCAAGCCTGTGGCCGGAGCCGCAGCCGCAGCGGCCGGGCCAGGAGCCGCAGCAGCAGGGGCAGTGGGCGAACCTGCCGCCGGAGCTGCTGATCGACGTGATACAGAGGGTGGAGGCCAGCGAGGTGGCCTGGCCGGCGCGGCGCCATGTCGTTGCCTGCGCCGCCGTCTGCCGGTCGTGGCGCGAGGTCACCAAGGATGTGGTGAAGACCCTCGAGGAGTGCAGCAGGATCACCTTCCCCATCTCCCTAAAGCAGGTATCTCCCGTCTCCCCGCATCAATGCCTTCTGCCGCCATGATCTGTTTGCTCATCATGGTGTGAGTTTGGATGCTTGACTTGGTGATTTGTCGCAGCCGGGGCCTCGTGATTGTCCGGTGCAGTGCTTTGTGAGGAGGGACAGGGCGACGTCCACCTATCTCCTCTACTTGGGGCTCAGCCCATGTAAGTCGATCTTGCCTGGTTGCTTGAACACATGGTTTCGAATTCCTTCTTGTTCTGTTACCATTGCATCAAGATGTATAATGTATTTTTCTTCAGTCATACTTTTCCTTGTGAGTTAGTGTGGCTGATCTACGCAAGGCGGGTCGATGCACGATTTATTCTATTTAGTGGAATCTGTATTCCCCTAATGCCTAATGGGATGGCATCGAAGATAAATAGTTCAGTTTGTATCATAAAATGTCCCCTCTACATGAGAGCATGCATATTCCTGTGCACTCATGGGCTGTTTGTGTATCATGCCTCTCTGTTTGAGTTTGTACTACATTCCTTTAAGAAGAATCATCAGAAAAATAAACAACAATCAATCTAAGGGCTTCCCCACTACTGCAAGACCTTTATTGATTGCTAGTCCTGAACTCCAGATTGAGAAGGGAGCTAACGGTAACTGGTTGACATTATTTCAAACACTGTAATCAGTTAAGTGAGGGTATACCATAGTAAAACAACTTCCTTGCCGCATCAAATTGGACATGCGCTACTCATTCTTAGCAAGTGTAGCAGGAGCAGAAGCTGAACTCAACCGTTGATGCGGTGCATTAATTTTTACCAGAATAAGCTAGGCATCGTGTGCAGTCCACAGCAAACCTTTTTTAGGTCCTGGGCTACTCATTCTTAGCAAGTGTAGCAGGAGCAGAAGCTGAACTCAACCGTTGGTGCGGTGCATTAATTTTTACCAGAACAAGCTAGATATCATGTGCAGTCCACAGCAAACCTTTTTTAGGGTCAGTCCACATCAAGCTTGGTAGGCAGTGGAGCAGGGTGCATCCAGAAAGATAACCTGCACCACGTCCTATTTAAGATTAGTTCATTTACAGAGATTTAGACAGACACACAAATCTTCCAAAGTTCAAATATGCCCAACAATGTCACTGACTAGTGTTGTGTATGCAATGCAGCTCTGCATGGGGAAAACGACAAGCTTTTGCTTGCGGCCCGCAAGATCAGACGTGCAGCCAGAACTTCTTTTGTGATATCGCTCATCTCTGATGATTTTTCTCATTCAAGCAGCACCTATGTTGGCAAACTGAAGTAAGCTTATTATTTTGTTGGCTAAGTAATATGATTACTTTACTTTGCCATTTTAATCACACTATATTCTCCTGAATCAGACCAAACTTCCTTGGCACAAAGTTCACAATATTTGATAGCCAACCTCCTTGTGATGCTGCGGTGTTGCCTAACAACAAGCCAAGCAAAAGGCACTCGAAGCAAGTATCACCAAGACTGCCACTAGGTAATTACAATGTTGCTACCGTCTCATATGAGCTCACTGTCCTGCGCAACCGAGGACCAAGGAGAATGCAGTGCACCATGCACTCAATACCAGCCGTGTGCATCCAGGAGGGCGGGAAGGCCCCAACCCCTACTGGCATGGTCCACTCACTCGACGAACAAGTGTCCACCCTATCAACTAGTAGCAAAGGAAAGGAACCAAACATCGAATTCTTGTCAACAAGCCTCAGCGCTGATTTATCCGGACCG encodes the following:
- the LOC123145219 gene encoding tubby-like F-box protein 5, with protein sequence MSLKSIVRELKEMRDGIGSMSRRGGVSDGRAGHGRGGSRHSWPSLWPEPQPQRPGQEPQQQGQWANLPPELLIDVIQRVEASEVAWPARRHVVACAAVCRSWREVTKDVVKTLEECSRITFPISLKQPGPRDCPVQCFVRRDRATSTYLLYLGLSPSLHGENDKLLLAARKIRRAARTSFVISLISDDFSHSSSTYVGKLKPNFLGTKFTIFDSQPPCDAAVLPNNKPSKRHSKQVSPRLPLGNYNVATVSYELTVLRNRGPRRMQCTMHSIPAVCIQEGGKAPTPTGMVHSLDEQVSTLSTSSKGKEPNIEFLSTSLSADLSGPISTSEAPLLLKNKAPRWHEQLQCWCLNFRGRVTVASVKNFQLVASVDPSLGVPAAEQEKVILQFGKIGKDIFTMDYRYPLSAFQAFAICLTSFDTKPACE